One Clostridium novyi NT genomic window carries:
- a CDS encoding aldehyde dehydrogenase family protein has protein sequence MSPWNYPFQLSIMPLIGAISTENCVILKPSEYSIETSKVLENIIKSTFGEEYTNIILGDIEINEQILEEKFDFIFFICSK, from the coding sequence ATGTCTCCTTGGAATTACCCTTTTCAATTATCAATTATGCCTTTAATTGGAGCAATTTCTACTGAAAACTGCGTTATCTTAAAACCATCTGAGTATTCTATTGAAACCTCTAAAGTATTGGAAAATATTATAAAAAGTACATTTGGAGAGGAATATACAAACATAATATTAGGAGATATTGAAATTAACGAACAAATACTTGAAGAAAAGTTTGATTTTATTTTCTTTATTTGTAGCAAATGA
- a CDS encoding NUDIX hydrolase, with protein sequence MIFNEKTINEVNEFTGKILKLDVRTVELPNGKTSKREIVKHPGGVAILAFKDKDTVLLVEQFRNPLGKTILEIPAGKLEPNEEIEVCGRRELEEETGYKSNKFTYLGKIVTSPGFCDECIYIYKAEELYKGNIGGDEDEFINNYEIKLDTLREMIKDGEIIDGKTIAALTFL encoded by the coding sequence ATGATTTTTAATGAAAAAACTATAAATGAAGTAAATGAGTTTACTGGAAAGATACTTAAATTAGATGTTAGAACTGTTGAATTACCTAATGGAAAAACTTCTAAAAGGGAAATTGTAAAGCATCCAGGTGGAGTTGCAATACTAGCTTTTAAGGATAAGGATACAGTGCTTTTAGTGGAGCAATTTAGAAACCCACTAGGAAAAACTATACTAGAAATACCAGCAGGTAAACTAGAACCAAATGAAGAAATTGAGGTGTGTGGTAGAAGGGAACTTGAAGAAGAAACAGGATACAAATCAAATAAATTTACTTATCTTGGTAAAATAGTAACAAGTCCAGGATTTTGTGATGAGTGTATATACATATACAAAGCGGAGGAATTATATAAAGGAAATATTGGTGGAGACGAAGATGAATTTATAAATAATTATGAAATTAAATTAGATACATTAAGAGAAATGATAAAAGATGGAGAGATTATAGATGGAAAAACTATAGCTGCTCTTACTTTCCTTTAA
- a CDS encoding IS1182-like element ISCno1 family transposase: MLTNNERKQNQLELVYIENLVPENHILRKIDKYIDFSFIRDLTKDLYCADNGRPSVDPVVLFKMLFIGYLFGIRSERQLVKEIQVNVAYRWFLGYGLTDKIPSHSTISQNRTKRFSNTNIHQEIFDNIVFQAINRNLVDGKILYTDSTHLKANANKHKFIKKEITKSTKEYFDELENDINKDRINHNKKPLKKKTKIAETKEITVSTTDPDSGYMVRDGKPKGFFYLDHRTVDGKYNIITDVHVTPGNINDVDPYVKRIETQIEKFNFNTKYLVADAGYSTNPICKQISDKNYQGVFGFRLGPHVKGKYTKYRFQYVKELDGYVCINNCFLKYRTTTREGYKEYLSNAEHCAYCKYKNNCLTSDKSINRTIRRHVWEDYKDQIFSFTKTEKGKSIYKRRKEKIERSFADSKELHGLRYCRMRGIKNVSEQCLLTAAVQNMKKIAMVLSHYFLCTLIQIYSKLTYIINIFRMLSHKRILA, from the coding sequence ATGCTTACTAATAATGAAAGAAAACAAAATCAATTAGAACTAGTTTATATAGAAAATTTAGTACCTGAAAATCACATACTTAGAAAGATAGATAAATACATAGACTTTTCATTTATAAGAGATTTAACTAAGGATTTATATTGTGCTGATAATGGCAGACCATCAGTGGATCCAGTTGTATTATTTAAAATGCTTTTTATAGGATACCTATTCGGTATACGTTCAGAGCGTCAGCTTGTAAAAGAAATCCAGGTAAATGTAGCTTACAGATGGTTTTTAGGATATGGACTTACTGATAAAATACCAAGTCATTCCACTATAAGCCAGAATAGAACAAAAAGATTTAGTAATACAAATATACATCAAGAAATATTTGATAATATTGTATTTCAAGCTATTAATAGAAACTTGGTTGATGGCAAAATTCTATATACTGATTCTACTCACTTAAAAGCTAACGCTAATAAACATAAATTTATTAAAAAAGAAATAACTAAATCCACAAAGGAATACTTTGATGAATTAGAGAATGACATTAATAAAGATAGAATTAATCATAATAAAAAGCCTCTAAAAAAAAAGACTAAAATAGCTGAAACTAAGGAAATAACAGTAAGTACAACTGATCCAGACAGTGGATATATGGTTAGAGATGGAAAACCTAAAGGCTTTTTTTATTTAGATCATAGAACTGTTGACGGAAAGTATAATATTATAACAGACGTTCATGTTACTCCCGGGAATATAAACGATGTAGATCCTTATGTTAAAAGAATAGAAACTCAAATAGAAAAGTTTAATTTTAATACAAAATATTTAGTAGCAGATGCCGGATATTCTACGAATCCTATTTGTAAACAAATTTCAGACAAAAATTATCAAGGTGTTTTTGGGTTCCGTTTAGGACCCCATGTTAAAGGAAAATATACAAAATATAGATTTCAGTATGTTAAAGAATTAGATGGATATGTGTGTATTAATAATTGCTTTTTAAAATATAGAACTACTACGAGGGAAGGTTATAAAGAATATTTAAGTAATGCGGAGCATTGTGCTTATTGCAAATATAAAAATAATTGCTTAACATCTGATAAATCCATTAATAGAACTATACGTCGTCATGTTTGGGAAGACTATAAAGATCAAATTTTTAGCTTTACTAAAACAGAAAAAGGTAAAAGTATTTACAAACGACGTAAAGAAAAGATTGAGCGTAGCTTTGCTGATTCAAAAGAATTACATGGGCTACGTTATTGTCGCATGCGAGGAATTAAAAATGTTTCTGAGCAGTGCCTACTTACAGCAGCAGTTCAGAATATGAAAAAGATAGCCATGGTGCTATCGCATTATTTTTTGTGTACATTAATTCAAATTTATTCCAAATTAACATACATAATAAATATTTTTCGAATGCTATCGCATAAAAGAATTTTGGCGTAA
- a CDS encoding (deoxy)nucleoside triphosphate pyrophosphohydrolase, which produces MKKLVKVVGAIIENDNKEILCALRSPKMSIPNSWEFPGGKIEQGETLKDAIEREIREELDCSVEFIEEFHNNTHEYDDFIVNLITVKCKLVQGIPTANEHSKLIWLHRENLSSLKWAPADIPAMKQLSIEKV; this is translated from the coding sequence ATGAAGAAATTAGTAAAAGTTGTTGGAGCTATTATTGAAAATGATAATAAAGAAATATTATGCGCACTTAGATCACCTAAAATGAGCATTCCAAACAGTTGGGAATTTCCTGGTGGTAAAATAGAACAAGGCGAAACATTAAAAGATGCCATTGAAAGAGAAATAAGAGAAGAATTAGATTGCTCTGTTGAATTTATAGAAGAATTTCACAATAATACACATGAATATGATGACTTTATAGTAAACTTAATTACTGTTAAGTGTAAATTGGTACAAGGGATTCCTACAGCAAATGAGCATTCTAAGTTAATCTGGCTACATAGAGAAAATCTATCTTCCCTTAAATGGGCTCCAGCAGATATTCCTGCAATGAAACAATTAAGCATAGAAAAAGTATAG
- a CDS encoding DegV family protein produces the protein MNYTILTDSCCDLPIEYLQSNDIRHISLTCRLGDKEFYDNFGQDLEYKKFYDFMRKGELPKTSQVNPQSYYEMFKEILDQGKDILYVCVSSGLSGTYNSANIAKDMIMDEEKYRNRKIEIIDVLTASLGQGLMVIKAVDMKCNGFTLEENSKALEKMKFNLNTYMSVNDLDYLKKGGRISNAAAFVGKLLNIKPLLTLDNEGKVIPILKIKGKKALLKKLAEIISKKMKNTSKEIVCISHGDSVEEAEKLKDIILKNTEVKEVIISNIGPAVGTYGGPGALAIFFIGEHRQNHIIDI, from the coding sequence ATGAACTATACTATATTAACGGATTCGTGTTGTGATTTACCTATAGAATATTTACAAAGTAATGATATTAGACATATAAGCTTAACTTGCAGACTAGGTGACAAGGAGTTTTACGATAATTTTGGACAAGACTTAGAGTATAAAAAGTTTTATGATTTTATGAGAAAAGGAGAACTTCCTAAAACTTCCCAAGTTAATCCTCAATCATATTATGAAATGTTTAAAGAAATATTAGATCAGGGAAAAGATATACTATATGTATGTGTATCTTCAGGGTTAAGTGGAACTTACAATAGTGCTAATATAGCAAAAGATATGATAATGGATGAAGAAAAATATAGAAATAGAAAAATAGAAATTATAGATGTGTTAACGGCTTCATTAGGACAAGGATTGATGGTAATAAAGGCTGTAGACATGAAATGTAATGGTTTTACCTTGGAAGAAAATTCAAAAGCTTTAGAAAAAATGAAATTTAACTTAAATACCTATATGAGTGTAAATGATCTTGATTATTTAAAAAAAGGAGGAAGAATATCAAATGCAGCAGCTTTTGTTGGAAAGCTACTCAATATTAAGCCTCTACTAACTCTTGATAATGAAGGAAAAGTTATTCCTATACTAAAAATAAAAGGTAAAAAAGCTTTGTTAAAGAAGTTAGCTGAGATTATATCAAAAAAGATGAAAAATACTAGTAAAGAAATAGTATGTATTTCCCATGGAGATTCAGTAGAAGAAGCAGAAAAACTTAAAGATATTATACTAAAAAATACTGAAGTTAAAGAAGTAATAATAAGTAATATAGGGCCAGCAGTTGGTACATATGGAGGACCAGGTGCATTAGCTATATTTTTCATTGGAGAACATAGACAAAATCACATAATAGATATTTAA
- the spoIIM gene encoding stage II sporulation protein M yields MKSKMVFGSLKDHIHKNLMLYMLTLLFLCIGIVIGMYTVKYMDKTDKNNLVEFLVTVTKKINPKNIDNKYVFLQAVKNNMMFILAIWFLGLTMLGTPIIFLTDLIKGFTIGFTSSLVINGLGAKGILLNLLIIFPQNIIYIPTIIILSVIACEFSLKMLKNTSHSLMDKNNNFKQIAKYSTVFLFITSFMLIGFVVEGYLSPSMIKLIASSVGCVIP; encoded by the coding sequence ATGAAGAGTAAAATGGTATTTGGAAGTTTAAAGGATCATATACACAAAAATTTAATGTTATATATGTTAACATTACTATTTTTGTGTATAGGTATAGTAATTGGAATGTATACAGTCAAATATATGGACAAGACAGATAAAAATAATCTTGTTGAGTTTTTGGTAACTGTAACTAAAAAAATTAATCCTAAAAATATAGATAATAAGTATGTATTTTTACAAGCTGTGAAAAATAATATGATGTTTATTTTAGCAATATGGTTTTTAGGACTTACTATGCTAGGAACTCCTATAATATTTTTAACAGATTTAATTAAAGGGTTTACTATAGGATTTACATCTAGCTTAGTTATAAATGGACTAGGAGCAAAAGGAATATTATTAAATCTACTTATTATTTTTCCTCAAAATATAATATATATACCTACAATTATAATTTTATCTGTAATAGCATGTGAATTCTCTTTGAAAATGCTAAAAAATACTTCTCATAGTTTGATGGACAAGAATAATAATTTTAAGCAAATAGCTAAGTATTCTACCGTATTTCTTTTTATAACAAGTTTTATGCTAATCGGATTTGTGGTTGAAGGGTATTTATCTCCAAGTA